The Terriglobales bacterium genomic sequence TTCGCTTCCGATCGCGGCCCGGACCGTGGATCATGGAGATCTCCCGCCTCGTTCGCCGGAACCGCGGCCTCCCCAGGGCAGGCCGCCAGTGGAGCGCCCATGAAAAAAATCGAAGCGATCATCCAGCCGAACAAGCTGGAAGCAGTCCGCGAAGCCCTGAAAGCCGCCGGCGTCGACGGAATGACCCTCTCCGAAGTGCACGGCCACGGCCGCCAGAAAGGACACAAGGAGATCTATCGCGGCCAGGAGTACGAGGTCGACCTCCTGCCCAAGACCAAGCTCGAACTCGTCGTGCCCGACGGCCGCTGCGACGAGCTCACCACCCTCATCGCCCGCGCCGCTCGCGCCGGCATGATCGGCGATGGCAAAATCTTCGTCTACGACATCGCCGCCGCCATCCGCATCCGCAACGACGACCGCGATGAGCAGGCCCTCTAGCCGCCCGCGATCATAGCTGCCGAGCTAAGGCCAGGAGTTAGCGAGATGGGATGAGAGGGCCGGTCCCCAGCGGGATGCGCTAAGCTCCCAATGGATACGCACTCAAGAGGTGCAAAAGGAGACCGGCCATGAAAAAGCATAGCACCGCGAAGCAAAGCGAGCACAAGCTGACGAAGAGTGTCCTGTGGGTGCTGCGCGAGCGCGCAAGCGCAGAGAGGCTGACCATCGGGTTAGACCTCGGGGATCGGATGAATCACTACTGCATCCTGAACGAGCAGGGTGAGATCTGGAT encodes the following:
- a CDS encoding P-II family nitrogen regulator, producing the protein MKKIEAIIQPNKLEAVREALKAAGVDGMTLSEVHGHGRQKGHKEIYRGQEYEVDLLPKTKLELVVPDGRCDELTTLIARAARAGMIGDGKIFVYDIAAAIRIRNDDRDEQAL